A DNA window from Candidatus Sulfidibacterium hydrothermale contains the following coding sequences:
- a CDS encoding sulfite exporter TauE/SafE family protein yields the protein MDLLIFGISLVGAFIFALGGVGAAIILIPIMVSMGIPITTAKPVGLFYNTVSLAGASISNIKNKLLDFKTGIPIIIFSFLFAAVGAYASKFVSQRIVLFIFIAFLIFSGLMFLFFKTQSDGNYREDRPLVRLSLIGIVAGFLSGLLGIGGGGIISPLMLMMGFNPKKIAAITAFVVPFSAFSGFITYWMMGAINWKLLFIVSAGGIIGATLGTIFMQKKLNPKAVKKILAVILLLMAIKMIWMMMIK from the coding sequence ATGGATCTTTTAATTTTTGGTATTTCTCTTGTCGGAGCGTTCATTTTTGCGCTGGGAGGCGTAGGAGCCGCCATCATTCTTATTCCCATTATGGTTTCTATGGGAATTCCTATCACAACTGCCAAGCCGGTAGGATTGTTTTACAATACCGTAAGCTTAGCAGGAGCCAGTATATCCAATATCAAAAACAAACTATTGGATTTTAAAACCGGGATTCCGATTATTATTTTTTCTTTTTTGTTTGCCGCCGTAGGAGCATACGCATCCAAATTTGTTTCACAACGTATCGTACTGTTCATATTTATTGCTTTTCTGATTTTTTCCGGTCTGATGTTTCTCTTTTTTAAAACCCAGTCAGATGGAAACTACAGAGAAGACCGGCCATTGGTACGCCTTTCTCTCATCGGTATTGTTGCCGGATTTTTATCCGGATTATTAGGTATCGGCGGCGGCGGAATTATTTCGCCACTGATGCTCATGATGGGTTTTAATCCAAAAAAAATCGCTGCCATTACCGCTTTTGTCGTTCCTTTTTCTGCTTTCTCCGGGTTTATAACTTACTGGATGATGGGCGCCATAAACTGGAAGCTTTTGTTTATTGTTTCTGCCGGCGGAATTATCGGAGCCACCCTTGGGACCATTTTTATGCAAAAAAAACTGAATCCGAAAGCGGTAAAAAAGATCCTTGCCGTAATTTTGTTGCTTATGGCAATAAAAATGATCTGGATGATGATGATAAAATAA
- a CDS encoding geranylgeranylglyceryl/heptaprenylglyceryl phosphate synthase, with translation MKVIDLFQKQKKQLAVLVDPDKQSDDEHQKIARLGQDAGVDFFFVGGSLLTSDSLYHCIRILKENSNIPVVLFPGNTYQVSRNADAMLFLSLISGRNPDMLIGMHVIAAPYIKLSGIETVPTGYMLIDSGKPTSVSYMSNSFPIPNDKKDIAACTAMAGEMLGLRLIFMDAGSGAKIPVPLDMIRFVKDSIGVPLLVGGGLRTPEDVRQTLRAGADIVVVGNRFEENPELITQFAEVLKKENR, from the coding sequence ATGAAAGTGATTGACCTTTTCCAGAAACAGAAAAAACAGTTGGCCGTGTTGGTCGATCCGGACAAACAGTCGGATGACGAACACCAGAAAATTGCCCGGCTGGGCCAGGATGCCGGTGTTGACTTTTTCTTTGTCGGGGGGAGTTTACTCACCAGCGACAGCCTGTACCATTGCATCCGCATCTTAAAAGAAAACAGCAATATCCCTGTCGTTTTATTTCCGGGAAATACTTATCAGGTAAGCCGGAATGCGGACGCCATGTTGTTTCTTTCGCTCATTTCCGGCCGAAACCCGGACATGCTCATCGGCATGCACGTTATTGCAGCACCTTATATCAAACTCAGCGGTATTGAAACCGTACCCACCGGATACATGCTTATTGACAGTGGAAAACCTACGTCGGTAAGCTATATGAGCAATTCTTTTCCCATCCCTAACGACAAAAAAGACATTGCTGCCTGTACGGCGATGGCTGGTGAAATGCTGGGACTCCGGTTAATTTTTATGGATGCCGGGAGCGGAGCCAAGATCCCGGTTCCTCTGGATATGATCCGTTTTGTCAAAGACTCCATCGGCGTACCCTTACTGGTAGGCGGTGGTTTACGTACCCCCGAAGATGTCAGGCAAACCCTTCGTGCCGGGGCTGATATTGTCGTTGTTGGAAATCGTTTTGAAGAAAACCCTGAATTGATTACCCAGTTTGCCGAAGTCTTAAAAAAAGAAAACCGTTAA
- a CDS encoding inorganic pyrophosphatase, protein MPNRLMEPIGRLMGLRYKSHPWHGVDIGDNAPELITCYIEMVPTDTVKYEVDKKSGYLRIDRPQKYSNVVPALYGFIPQTYSASQVADFCKQKTGRKDIIGDGDPMDICVLTEKTISHGDILVRARPIGGFRMIDSNEADDKIVAVLNNDAFYSQFNDISELPGLVVDRLRHYFLTYKDLPGKKIDVEITDVYGREEAYEVIRRSVQDYHEKFENLQKALFDV, encoded by the coding sequence ATGCCAAACAGATTAATGGAACCTATCGGCCGGCTGATGGGATTGCGATATAAATCGCATCCCTGGCACGGCGTAGATATTGGCGATAACGCTCCCGAACTGATTACCTGCTACATTGAAATGGTTCCTACCGATACCGTAAAGTATGAAGTAGATAAAAAATCGGGATATCTGCGGATTGACCGGCCGCAAAAATATTCAAATGTGGTTCCTGCACTTTACGGTTTTATTCCGCAAACTTACAGCGCTTCCCAGGTAGCTGATTTTTGCAAACAGAAAACCGGGCGAAAAGACATTATTGGCGACGGTGACCCCATGGACATTTGCGTACTGACAGAAAAAACCATTTCGCACGGAGATATTCTGGTGCGGGCCCGCCCTATTGGTGGCTTCCGGATGATCGACAGTAATGAAGCCGATGATAAAATTGTAGCCGTTTTGAACAATGATGCTTTTTACAGCCAGTTTAATGACATTTCAGAACTTCCCGGACTGGTTGTTGATCGCCTTCGTCATTATTTCTTAACATACAAAGACTTACCCGGGAAGAAAATTGATGTGGAAATTACCGATGTTTACGGACGCGAAGAGGCTTATGAAGTCATCAGGCGATCTGTGCAAGACTATCACGAAAAGTTTGAAAACCTGCAAAAAGCGCTTTTCGACGTTTAA
- a CDS encoding radical SAM/SPASM domain-containing protein: protein MKSVKKIIFKEAVNQVISNKTLRGMAVKQLDKYLYNNLMNIGKTHLKQEKLDQYAFMTSIVQQVRKNLDKGFIQPAVMRKMASVFVGDNYSPDRHKKLNPVKESYKEKYGDYPPQFITLSPGKGCNLHCVGCYASSDAAKAEKLDFETTRRIVREAHDIFGSRFMVISGGEPFMYRADGKTILDLFEEFNDMFFLVYTNGTLITEGLAKKLAELGNVTPAISVEGWEEQTDERRGKGVYHRIMKAMENLRKAGVPFGISVTATSKNVDILLQDEFYEHFFNDLGVTYMWQFQLMPIGRGKDVTELMITPEQRVKLYHQWTHLLEDKRFPIADFWNSASLSSGCIAYGRWNGYFYIDWNGNMMPCVFVPYYVDNVKDLFAQGKTLADGLQSKLFKNGRQWQKDYGFENPDHRGNVLMPCSIRDHYKNFKENILTPDVKGEDEEAEAVLHDPEYEKMLIAFDEELQKLTQSIFEEKYLEKQPEPSLA, encoded by the coding sequence ATGAAAAGCGTTAAAAAAATTATCTTCAAAGAAGCCGTCAATCAGGTAATTTCCAATAAAACATTACGGGGTATGGCGGTTAAACAATTAGATAAATACCTGTATAACAACTTGATGAATATCGGCAAAACGCATCTCAAACAAGAAAAACTCGATCAGTATGCCTTTATGACCTCTATTGTTCAGCAGGTAAGAAAAAACCTCGATAAAGGATTCATCCAACCGGCTGTCATGAGAAAAATGGCAAGCGTTTTTGTGGGTGACAATTATTCACCCGACCGTCATAAAAAGTTAAATCCTGTTAAAGAATCTTACAAAGAAAAATATGGTGATTATCCGCCGCAGTTTATTACCCTGTCGCCCGGAAAAGGATGTAACCTGCATTGTGTAGGATGTTATGCTTCATCCGATGCTGCCAAGGCTGAAAAACTTGATTTTGAAACCACCCGCCGGATCGTCCGCGAAGCCCACGATATTTTCGGCAGCCGTTTTATGGTCATCAGCGGTGGAGAACCGTTTATGTACCGTGCCGACGGAAAAACCATTCTTGATCTTTTTGAAGAATTTAATGACATGTTCTTCCTGGTTTATACCAATGGCACCCTGATCACCGAAGGACTGGCGAAAAAATTGGCCGAACTGGGCAACGTCACTCCGGCTATTTCAGTGGAAGGCTGGGAAGAACAAACCGACGAACGACGGGGAAAAGGCGTTTATCACCGCATCATGAAAGCCATGGAAAATCTGCGTAAAGCCGGTGTTCCGTTTGGCATTTCCGTGACCGCTACCAGCAAAAATGTGGACATCCTGTTACAGGATGAATTCTATGAACATTTCTTTAACGATTTAGGAGTCACTTATATGTGGCAGTTCCAGCTGATGCCTATCGGACGCGGAAAAGATGTAACCGAGCTCATGATCACGCCGGAACAAAGGGTAAAACTTTATCATCAGTGGACCCATTTGCTCGAAGACAAACGATTCCCCATTGCCGATTTCTGGAATTCAGCTTCGCTCTCCAGCGGATGTATTGCTTACGGACGGTGGAACGGCTATTTTTACATCGACTGGAACGGAAACATGATGCCTTGTGTATTTGTTCCGTACTACGTGGATAATGTAAAAGACCTTTTCGCACAAGGGAAAACCCTCGCCGACGGATTGCAGTCGAAGCTGTTTAAAAACGGTCGCCAATGGCAAAAAGATTACGGATTCGAGAATCCGGACCATCGTGGCAACGTCCTGATGCCCTGCTCTATCCGCGACCATTATAAAAACTTTAAAGAAAACATCCTTACTCCGGATGTAAAAGGAGAAGACGAAGAAGCGGAAGCGGTTTTGCACGATCCGGAATATGAAAAAATGCTGATTGCTTTTGATGAAGAACTGCAAAAACTTACCCAAAGCATTTTTGAAGAAAAATATCTGGAAAAACAACCCGAACCCTCTTTGGCTTAA
- a CDS encoding FmdE family protein translates to MVNPKEWLEFGQKFHGHKCPAMPNGLRAAAAAMNKLGVTRTGDSNLHAILELGNHHCAHCFADGVQVITGCTFGKENIEKKIMGKWGLTLIDKKTNRAVRVVPKAEPMMATKKTDFFTQYRMKGVPPTQVPDEVVEPLINKVMNTPDEELLNISEVFHYDWHEAKGSFAAFICEECGEMVVEKYGRIKNGKKVCIACAEK, encoded by the coding sequence ATGGTAAATCCAAAAGAATGGCTCGAGTTCGGGCAGAAATTTCACGGGCACAAATGTCCGGCCATGCCAAACGGGTTGCGTGCGGCAGCAGCAGCTATGAATAAACTGGGAGTAACACGCACAGGCGACAGTAATCTGCACGCAATTCTTGAGCTGGGAAACCACCATTGTGCCCATTGTTTTGCCGATGGTGTACAAGTTATTACCGGATGTACTTTTGGCAAAGAAAACATCGAGAAAAAAATCATGGGAAAATGGGGGCTGACTCTCATTGACAAAAAAACAAACCGTGCCGTTCGTGTTGTTCCGAAGGCCGAACCGATGATGGCCACAAAAAAAACCGATTTCTTTACCCAATATCGCATGAAAGGGGTTCCGCCCACACAGGTACCGGATGAGGTAGTTGAACCTTTAATTAATAAAGTCATGAACACTCCGGACGAAGAACTCCTGAACATATCAGAAGTTTTTCATTACGACTGGCATGAAGCCAAAGGATCTTTTGCCGCCTTCATTTGCGAAGAATGTGGTGAAATGGTGGTCGAAAAATACGGCCGCATCAAAAACGGGAAAAAAGTCTGTATTGCCTGTGCCGAAAAATAA
- a CDS encoding AbrB/MazE/SpoVT family DNA-binding domain-containing protein, translating to MELPIIRIGNSKGFRLSKTLIEKYNIKDKVELILEKGYLVLKPISQPRKGWEEAFKEMSEKGDDQLLFDDVFEDENLEEWN from the coding sequence ATGGAACTGCCCATCATACGAATCGGGAATTCAAAAGGTTTTCGCTTGAGCAAAACACTTATTGAGAAATATAATATTAAGGACAAGGTTGAACTTATTCTGGAAAAAGGATATCTTGTGTTGAAACCCATTTCACAACCAAGAAAAGGCTGGGAAGAAGCCTTCAAGGAAATGAGTGAAAAAGGTGATGATCAACTGTTATTTGATGATGTTTTTGAAGATGAAAATCTGGAAGAATGGAATTAA
- a CDS encoding type II toxin-antitoxin system PemK/MazF family toxin: MELTQYKIVLVNLDPTIGSEIKKTRPCVIISPDEMNKYLRTIVVAPMTTKSRKYPTRIEIKHDNKTGWIVIDQIRTIDKKRIVKILGRLSKREIKEVKSIMKETYVD, encoded by the coding sequence ATGGAATTAACGCAATACAAAATAGTTCTTGTAAATCTTGACCCAACAATAGGAAGTGAAATCAAAAAGACCCGTCCCTGTGTTATCATTTCGCCTGATGAAATGAATAAGTATCTTCGGACAATAGTTGTTGCACCCATGACAACAAAATCAAGAAAATACCCAACACGAATAGAAATAAAACACGATAATAAAACAGGTTGGATTGTAATAGACCAAATCCGGACGATTGACAAAAAGCGGATTGTAAAGATTTTAGGCCGACTTTCAAAACGAGAAATTAAAGAAGTTAAATCCATAATGAAAGAAACCTATGTTGATTAA
- a CDS encoding nucleoside phosphorylase, producing the protein MELKNAELVLNTDGSIYHLKLNPGDVAETIFLVGDPGRAKMISEYFDNIEYSGQNREINTFTGTYKGKRLTVMSTGMGPDNVEIVVNELDALFNIDFKTRSPKEDKTSLNLIRIGTTGALQADIGVVQSYIVSEYALGLDGLAYFYEDGPHVIDQELTDSFISYMKWDERLPRPYGIKGSEHLISKLTEGWRKGITLTAPGFYAPQGRELRLKVHDKSIIERAGHFAFGGKPITNFEMETSALYSLSAMLGHEAMTVCDVIANRVTDDFNPDYKNSMRNLIQNMLDRVLDL; encoded by the coding sequence ATGGAATTAAAAAATGCAGAATTAGTATTGAATACGGATGGCAGTATTTACCACCTGAAACTCAATCCCGGTGATGTTGCCGAAACCATTTTTTTAGTAGGTGACCCCGGCCGGGCTAAAATGATCTCCGAATATTTCGATAACATTGAATATTCCGGACAGAACCGCGAAATCAACACGTTTACCGGAACCTATAAAGGAAAACGGCTCACTGTGATGTCCACCGGAATGGGTCCCGATAATGTTGAAATTGTTGTAAACGAACTGGATGCGCTTTTTAATATTGATTTTAAAACCCGCAGCCCAAAAGAAGATAAAACCTCATTAAACCTGATTCGTATTGGCACCACCGGTGCTTTACAGGCCGATATCGGTGTGGTGCAGTCATACATTGTTTCGGAATATGCCCTTGGACTGGACGGACTGGCTTATTTTTATGAAGACGGCCCTCATGTTATCGATCAGGAGCTGACCGACAGCTTTATCAGCTATATGAAATGGGATGAAAGGCTTCCGAGACCTTACGGAATTAAAGGCTCTGAACACCTGATTTCCAAGCTGACAGAAGGATGGCGCAAAGGAATCACGCTAACTGCTCCGGGATTTTATGCTCCGCAAGGCCGTGAACTTCGTCTGAAAGTACACGACAAAAGCATTATTGAAAGAGCCGGTCATTTTGCCTTTGGCGGAAAACCCATTACCAATTTCGAAATGGAGACATCGGCACTTTATTCTCTCTCGGCCATGCTGGGACACGAAGCCATGACGGTATGCGATGTCATTGCCAACCGCGTGACCGATGACTTTAATCCGGATTACAAAAACAGTATGCGTAATCTGATACAAAACATGCTCGATCGCGTTTTGGATCTCTAA
- the topA gene encoding type I DNA topoisomerase encodes MAKNLVIVESPAKAKTIEGFLGKDYTVKSSLGHVMDLDSKKLSVDVEHDFEPQYQISPDKKKLVSELKKMAKSAETVWLASDEDREGEAISWHLIKALKLDEEKSKRIVFHEITKSAILNAIENPRGIDHNLVMAQQARRVLDRLVGYELSPLLWRKVKPSLSAGRVQSVAVRLIVEREEEIKKFKSVSSFRTLAEFRLSDEKDTTVFTAEYAERFKTYEEAKAFIEKQAEAVFQVLSVEKKPGKKSPAPPFTTSTLQQEASRKLGMSVANTMRVAQRLYESGKITYMRTDSVNLSKQAIAAAKAEITSRFGEEYVKTRRYTTKSKGAQEAHEAIRPTYLDQQTISGTPEEQRLYELIWKRTVASQMSDAVLEKTQVKIQSSAAEKNFLATGEVVKFDGFLKVYRPTTDETTEEKQEASLLPAMTPGDALTLIEMRSTETFTKHPPRYTEASLVRKMEELGIGRPSTYAPTISTIQKREYVVKESRPGEKRNIRNILLKNGKVEEKITKENTGTEKAKLFPTDIGVLVNRFLQQYFDDIIDYNFTSNVEKEFDEIAEGKKVWNHIIKEFYGPFHEKVQETLKNSGKFSGERLLGKDPKTGKNVYAKIGRYGAIVQIGDTESDDKPRFAGLQKGQSVETITLEEALKLFEYPRHLGEYEGEEVTVAIGRFGPYVKHNKLFYSIKKEYNPASLTLEEAIQIIEAKRKAEREKIIKTFPEDPDVQVLNGRWGPYLVIKKQNYKIPKGTDAASLTLEDCYAIAKDPKNMPKKRYTRKKK; translated from the coding sequence ATGGCCAAAAACCTGGTAATTGTTGAGTCGCCCGCCAAGGCAAAAACCATTGAAGGATTTCTTGGAAAAGATTACACCGTTAAATCAAGTCTCGGACATGTGATGGATTTGGATTCCAAAAAACTGAGTGTGGATGTGGAACACGATTTTGAACCGCAATACCAAATCAGTCCGGACAAGAAAAAACTGGTAAGTGAATTGAAAAAGATGGCCAAATCAGCCGAAACCGTTTGGCTGGCTTCCGATGAAGACCGGGAAGGAGAGGCTATTTCGTGGCATCTGATCAAAGCATTAAAATTAGACGAAGAGAAAAGCAAACGTATTGTTTTTCACGAAATTACCAAAAGTGCCATTCTGAACGCCATTGAAAATCCACGGGGAATCGACCACAATCTGGTAATGGCCCAACAAGCCCGCCGGGTATTAGACCGCTTGGTAGGTTACGAACTTTCCCCTTTGTTGTGGCGAAAGGTGAAACCATCACTTTCTGCCGGTCGTGTGCAATCGGTGGCCGTACGACTGATTGTTGAACGCGAAGAAGAAATTAAAAAATTTAAATCCGTTTCGTCTTTCCGCACACTGGCTGAGTTTCGGTTGTCAGACGAAAAAGATACTACCGTTTTCACCGCTGAATATGCCGAACGCTTCAAGACCTATGAAGAAGCCAAGGCATTTATTGAAAAACAGGCTGAGGCGGTTTTTCAGGTACTGTCCGTAGAGAAAAAACCCGGTAAAAAATCACCGGCGCCACCTTTTACAACTTCTACTTTACAGCAGGAAGCATCAAGAAAACTGGGAATGTCGGTGGCCAACACCATGCGGGTAGCCCAACGGCTGTACGAGTCAGGGAAAATTACCTATATGCGTACCGACTCCGTTAACCTGTCGAAACAGGCTATTGCTGCCGCCAAAGCAGAAATTACTTCCCGTTTTGGAGAAGAATATGTAAAAACACGCCGTTATACTACCAAAAGCAAAGGCGCCCAGGAAGCACACGAAGCCATCCGGCCTACTTATCTGGACCAGCAAACCATCAGCGGCACACCGGAAGAACAACGTCTGTATGAGTTGATATGGAAACGCACAGTGGCTTCGCAAATGAGCGATGCCGTCCTGGAAAAAACCCAGGTAAAAATTCAATCTTCGGCAGCCGAAAAAAACTTTTTGGCTACCGGCGAAGTAGTAAAGTTTGACGGATTTCTGAAGGTCTATCGTCCCACAACGGATGAAACTACCGAAGAAAAACAGGAAGCATCGTTGCTTCCGGCCATGACTCCGGGTGATGCGCTGACACTCATCGAGATGCGTTCCACAGAAACATTTACCAAACATCCGCCCCGCTATACAGAAGCCAGTCTTGTCCGTAAAATGGAAGAGCTGGGTATTGGTCGGCCTTCTACTTATGCCCCTACCATTTCCACCATCCAAAAACGGGAATATGTAGTAAAAGAAAGCCGTCCGGGCGAAAAACGAAACATCCGGAATATTCTGCTGAAAAACGGCAAAGTAGAAGAAAAGATTACCAAAGAAAATACCGGAACCGAAAAAGCCAAACTTTTTCCAACAGACATTGGCGTATTGGTAAACCGCTTTTTACAACAGTATTTCGATGATATTATCGACTACAATTTCACTTCTAATGTAGAAAAAGAGTTCGATGAAATTGCCGAAGGAAAAAAAGTGTGGAACCACATTATCAAAGAATTTTACGGACCATTTCACGAAAAAGTACAAGAAACGCTGAAAAACTCAGGGAAGTTTAGCGGAGAAAGGCTGCTTGGGAAAGATCCTAAAACCGGAAAAAACGTTTATGCCAAGATCGGGCGCTACGGTGCAATTGTGCAAATTGGGGATACCGAATCGGATGATAAACCCCGTTTTGCCGGATTACAAAAAGGACAAAGCGTAGAAACCATTACGCTGGAAGAAGCGCTCAAACTATTTGAATACCCGCGCCATCTCGGAGAGTATGAAGGCGAAGAAGTTACCGTGGCAATCGGTCGTTTTGGTCCTTATGTTAAACACAACAAACTTTTTTATTCCATTAAAAAAGAATACAACCCGGCTTCGCTCACCCTGGAAGAAGCCATTCAGATTATCGAAGCCAAACGAAAAGCCGAACGGGAAAAAATAATAAAAACTTTCCCCGAAGATCCGGATGTTCAGGTACTCAATGGCCGGTGGGGACCTTACCTTGTCATCAAAAAACAAAACTATAAAATTCCGAAGGGTACTGATGCCGCATCGCTCACTCTCGAAGATTGTTACGCTATTGCCAAAGACCCGAAAAACATGCCGAAAAAACGGTATACCCGAAAGAAAAAATAG
- a CDS encoding competence/damage-inducible protein A, whose product MKAEIINIGDELLIGQVVNTNASWMAEQLTKAGFSVVQITTIADDATAIKTAIDGAFQRADAVLISGGLGPTKDDITKKTLAEYFNAKMVFHEPTFEQVKKIFAARNFPVTEINRQQALIPDNCTPLFNKNGTAPGMWFEKNGKVAVSMPGVPFEMKAMMEEQVIPKLLQHFQLGHIVFQTVMTTGMPESMLAEKIKTWEENLPDHIHLAYLPQPGIVRLRLTAKGEDKEKLTAEINAEVAKLKKIIPEIIYGYNDVLLEEVTGNLLRSKGKTVSTAESCTGGYIAHLITSIAGSSDYFEGSVVSYSNRIKTEVLGVKPQTLEKYGAVSREVVLEMAEGVRRKLKTDYSIAVSGIAGPTGGTPEKPVGTVWIAVSGPEGSEAQLFHFGEHRGRNIRRSALAALNMLRLKLI is encoded by the coding sequence ATGAAAGCAGAAATCATAAACATAGGAGATGAATTACTCATCGGACAGGTAGTTAATACCAACGCATCATGGATGGCCGAACAGCTTACAAAAGCTGGTTTTTCAGTAGTGCAGATTACAACCATTGCCGATGATGCCACCGCCATTAAAACTGCCATTGACGGAGCTTTTCAACGGGCAGATGCGGTTCTCATTTCGGGTGGCCTGGGGCCTACAAAAGATGATATTACCAAAAAAACCCTGGCAGAATATTTTAACGCCAAGATGGTTTTTCATGAACCAACTTTTGAACAGGTGAAAAAGATTTTTGCTGCCCGGAATTTCCCGGTTACCGAAATCAACCGACAGCAGGCACTGATTCCGGATAATTGTACGCCGTTGTTTAATAAAAATGGTACCGCTCCGGGAATGTGGTTCGAAAAAAATGGAAAAGTGGCGGTTTCGATGCCGGGTGTTCCTTTTGAAATGAAAGCCATGATGGAAGAACAGGTCATTCCAAAACTGTTGCAACATTTCCAATTGGGGCACATTGTTTTTCAAACCGTGATGACTACGGGGATGCCTGAGTCGATGCTGGCTGAGAAAATTAAAACGTGGGAAGAAAATCTGCCGGACCATATTCATCTGGCATACTTGCCCCAGCCGGGCATTGTACGTTTGCGGCTGACGGCTAAGGGAGAGGATAAAGAAAAACTGACTGCGGAAATCAATGCGGAGGTAGCCAAGTTAAAAAAGATTATCCCGGAAATTATTTATGGCTATAATGATGTGCTGTTGGAAGAAGTAACCGGCAACCTGCTGCGTTCAAAAGGGAAAACCGTTTCGACAGCCGAAAGTTGTACCGGTGGTTACATTGCTCATTTGATTACCAGTATTGCCGGCAGTTCCGATTATTTTGAAGGAAGTGTGGTTTCCTATTCAAACCGGATTAAAACAGAAGTATTGGGAGTAAAGCCGCAAACACTCGAAAAGTATGGGGCAGTGAGTCGTGAAGTGGTGTTGGAAATGGCTGAAGGAGTTCGCCGGAAATTGAAAACCGATTACAGTATCGCCGTATCGGGAATTGCCGGTCCTACAGGCGGTACACCGGAAAAGCCGGTGGGTACGGTATGGATTGCTGTTTCAGGACCGGAAGGCAGCGAAGCTCAATTGTTTCATTTCGGAGAGCACCGCGGACGGAATATTCGTCGTTCGGCACTGGCTGCTTTAAATATGTTGAGACTGAAGCTGATTTAA